The DNA sequence ATCAAGCTGAAGATTTCTTCCATTCGTGGTTCAATAATCTCAGCTAATACCTGTCGCGGCAAAGTTCTTTCTTTGTATTCTCCTACTGATGGAATACCAATCGTTTCGCCATTTTTAATTAAAGAACCCATACAACAGCCATAATTTATTTTAATCTTCTCTGCCTCAACAATTGGTGTTCGTAATCCAACAGATATATCTTTCGTCACATTATCTCCACCAATAGATAAAACGCCTGTGTGCCAGATACTTCCATCAATGAAGATAACAATATCGGTTGTTCCACCACCAATATCTACCAGAACAATACCTAAATCTTTTTCATCTTCAGTTAAAACTGCATAGGCATCAGCTAAAGGTTCAAGGACAATATCATCCACCTCAAAGCCGGCTCGATTAACACATTTGATAATATTTTGAGCCGAGGTCACGGCGCCGGTAACAATATGAATTTCTACTTCTAATCGAACTCCAGACATTCCAACGGGTTCTTTTATTCCATCCTGACCGTCGATAATAAATTGTTGTGGTAAAACATGAATTACTTCGCGGTCAAGTGGGATAGATACGGCTTTGGCGGCATCTATGACGCGTTCGACATCTGCCTGAGTTACCTCGCGACCCCTTGAAATAGCAATGACACCATGACTATTCATCCCTTTTATATGCCCACCGGCAATACCAGCAAATACCGATGATACCTCTACACCGGCCATAAGTTCTGCTTCACTGACTGCATTCTCAATAGATTTAACCGTAGAATCAATATTTACAACTACCCCTTTTCGTAATCCATGAGAGGGGCTGGTGCCCACACCGATTATTTCTACCCTATCTTCGTCAATCTCTCCTATAACGGCACAAACCTTTGTTGTCCCTATATCCAATCCAACGATTATATCTTCTTTTGCCATTTAATATCTCCTTATTTTTGGTAATTGGTAATTAGGGAACGGTAACTAGTGCTCTGTCGCTACTCAATTGATGTCCCCCCTGGCCTAATCATTACCCACATCTTTTAGTGGACAGATTAGATAGAAATTCCAAATTCCAAGCACCAAATTCCAAATAAATTCCAAATTCCAAACACTAAATTCCAAAGTTTATATTACAACGATAAAAATTCATTTAGACTTTTCAATAATTGAAGAAAAAATTTTCTTCAATTCTATTGCCTCCTTGAAAAGCCTTTCTCCTTCTTGTTTAAATTTTTCATCGTTAGTTCCAATTATTAATCTTAACCAATAAGCAGATTCTTTTGATTCTTTACGACAAATCTTTATTCTCATCTTAAAATCTTTCGAGCCTAAAGACTCATTTGCCTCAATATAGTTTGCTCCAACTGAACCCGAAGCCCTAATTATTTGCTTTACATATTCGATATTAGTAATAGTTTTAGGTAGTTTCTTACAGAATAAAGCAACCTCTTGAGCAAATTGATAAGTTCTTTCTTCTAAATCATATTGTTTGGAATTTTGAATTTTGGTCATTGGAATTTATTTGTATTTTGGAATTTGTGATTTGGAATTTTGCCACTCACTCCGCTCTCCTGCAATCTCTAATCTCCCCTTTATAGTTTATCCTTGCTTACCTCATCTTGTTACCCAACTTGTGGGTAACGATAAGACTCCCGCCAGCGGGGGACAACGGCCAATCAATCACTTGAATGGCGACAGAGCACTAGTTACCTCTTATCAGTTAACCAATTACTTACTTTTAATTTCGTGAAACCCTATTTATTCTAACAGTCCAAATACCTTTACTTGCTGATTATTTCTATCTACTACATAGATATTGCCCTTATTGTCACAGGCAATACCTGCTGGTTTATTCAAACCATACCATTGTAGCACAAAACTACCCATTTTGTCAAATTTTTTTATTCGGTTATTGTTCGTATCTGAGATATAAATATATCCCTGACCATTTACTACTATGCCTTCAGGCTTGTTAAACTTGCCGTCTTCCTTAATTTGCATCTGCAAAATTCCTTCTTTATCAAACTTTAATACCCGGTCATTATTTCTATCTGCAACATAAATATTACCTTGCTCATCTACGAATATTCCTGCTGGTTTGTTTAGTAGTTGATTACCTATTTCTATGAGTAATTCTCCTGCTTGATTAAATTTTAATATTCGATTGTTATTGGAATCTGTAACATAGATATTACCTTTTTCATCTAATGTTACCCCAGTTGGCTTGTTAAAGCCTTTACCTATCTCCATAATTAATCTTCCATCTTTATCAAACTTTACTATCCGATTGTTATTAGTATCTGCGACATAAAGATTATCTTCACTGTCTATGGCAATTCCTTCTGGATGATTTAATCCTTCATCCTGTCCAATTATCTCTATTAACCCTCCTTTTGAGTCAAATTTTAGTATCTCTCCAGTGTTGGAATGGTTAGTAACATAGATATTTTCTTCCCTGTCTAAAGCCACATAGCTGGGGTGAAATTTCCCCTTTTCATAACTAATAGTGGTTAAAAGTTCTGGTTTACCAATAAATATTACCACACTATCTTCTATTAAATTAGTTACCTTATCTTCTGTTGTTACTTTTAAGGTATAGTATGAGTCTTGAGTTAATTTTGATGTCTCCCATTTGAATTCTATCAATGAGACAGTTCCTTTAGTTAATTCTGTCCATGTAGGAGTATCTGTCCCTTGTGCATAACTTATCTTGTAATCTTCTAAATGAATATCCTCTATTGTCCCGAAAATAGTTATTGTCCCTTGAAATATCTGACAGACACCAACATTTTCCTTTGAGGGTGAAATTAGCTCTACCTTCGGTGAAGTCGTATCCAAAATCACAGTGATATTCTTTGTTGTTTCTGTATTCCCAGCCTTATCTACCCCACGGTAATAAATCGTATGTGTCCCATCTTCATACCCGGCTAAAGTAAATATCCCGGCTCTAATCCAGGATTGATTATCAACATTGTATTCCGTATATCCTATTCCTGAGAAATTGTCAACTGAAGTTAGTGTAAACGGTGTAACTCCACTGACAATAGTCTCCTGGTAGTTTGGAATGCCAATAGAAATAGTTGTTACGGGTGGAATGATGTCAATTACCCTGACATAACTACTGGCAATAGATATTGTCTTTCCTTCTGCTTCTGCCTGTAACGCAAGCAGATATGACTTAGCCTCCAACCCGGCTGTCTCTACTACCAGACTACTGCCATAATTTGCACCCATAGGCAAATTAATTACTTCGGTGAATGTCTTAACTACTGCTTTTGTCTCCGGGTCAATTATAAGTTTATTAACAGTTAAACTACCCAGGTCAATATTACCTATGTTGGTTAAGGAATAATTCAAGGTAAAGGCGGCAGGACCTTCAACTACCTTCGGTTCTGCTCCAATCTGTCCCTTAATGCCCGTCCCACTTTCTAAACTGGAGAGTATCTTAAAAGAAGCAGTGGCTTGATGTATGGGTTCATTCTGGTAATAGACTATTTGAGTGACAGAATAGGTGCCCGCTGAATTTGTGAGTGTATTCCAATACGATTTTAGGTCCTTTCTTGCCTCTGGTAAAAGAATGGGAATAGGCTTTTGGTCAGTAAAAATAGGTTTTCCAACATCATTAGTAATTGCTATTTCAACTACCAGATTCTCAAAGGTAAAATTAGGGCTCTGACTCTTTATATTACTCAGGATAGTTACATCTGTGTTAGCAGAATAAGAAATTTTGTCAGTAGCCACTGATGCATCTATCTCTAATACTGGCAAAATAGCAAAATTATCCGTGGTTTGAACTCTGGGTATTCCTACCTCACTCAATACTGCCTTTACCTGATAATCTGCAGATATAACATCTCTGGTGTTCCAGATAAGGGAATAGTTTCTTTGTTCTGCTGGAGTAATCCCGGCTATCGACACTGTCCCTACTTTATCTACCAAATTACCTTTTATATCAACAATTTCTATCTCAGCCATCAGGTCTTTTACCAGATTACTCAGATTAGTTACCTCTATTTGAATATCTACCTTTTCAAAGGCAGTATAAGTAGCTTTGTTAGTTGATGCCCTCAAACTAAATTGGGCGGGGTTAATCAGAATGGTCTTTTGATATGAATTATTGGTCTCGTCTAACTCTTCAATCTGTGAATCCGGGTCAGCCGTAACGATAATCTCACGCTCACCTGCGTTGCCCAGGGTATTCCAG is a window from the bacterium genome containing:
- the ftsA gene encoding cell division protein FtsA, which encodes MAKEDIIVGLDIGTTKVCAVIGEIDEDRVEIIGVGTSPSHGLRKGVVVNIDSTVKSIENAVSEAELMAGVEVSSVFAGIAGGHIKGMNSHGVIAISRGREVTQADVERVIDAAKAVSIPLDREVIHVLPQQFIIDGQDGIKEPVGMSGVRLEVEIHIVTGAVTSAQNIIKCVNRAGFEVDDIVLEPLADAYAVLTEDEKDLGIVLVDIGGGTTDIVIFIDGSIWHTGVLSIGGDNVTKDISVGLRTPIVEAEKIKINYGCCMGSLIKNGETIGIPSVGEYKERTLPRQVLAEIIEPRMEEIFSLINQEIRMTGYENLVTSGVVLTGGASMLEGTAALAERVFDLPVRIGFPRGVSGLVDVVNSPLYSTGVGLVTYGMMHKLEGKKTKLGGRNAFQRVLNRMKEWVGEFF
- a CDS encoding four helix bundle protein translates to MTKIQNSKQYDLEERTYQFAQEVALFCKKLPKTITNIEYVKQIIRASGSVGANYIEANESLGSKDFKMRIKICRKESKESAYWLRLIIGTNDEKFKQEGERLFKEAIELKKIFSSIIEKSK